A single Microbacterium protaetiae DNA region contains:
- the nudC gene encoding NAD(+) diphosphatase: MTAHADTHARVTGRALVDRSAAERADDALIPRLRSDPTTRVLVVRGDRVEVSGDSALRLRWSRADQAPVDAAWAFLGRADDGAALLLARVEAHEGSEGTWASLRTVGGALSPVDADILAMAIALGRWLGDSVYCPRCGAATQVRSAGWSRQCANCSTEHFPRTDPAVIVAVTSAASPHRLLLGSNTLWGANRFSCFAGFVEAGESAEAAVERELFEEAGVRVHDVQYRRSQPWPYPRSLMLGFRARAVDDAQAHADGEEIAALRWFTRTEIGEALGRREAAPADDRLLLPGRASIAHSLIAEWYAESA, encoded by the coding sequence ATGACGGCACATGCAGACACGCACGCGCGCGTCACGGGTCGCGCCCTTGTTGATCGCAGCGCGGCCGAACGCGCTGATGACGCTCTGATCCCGCGGCTGCGTTCGGACCCGACCACCCGCGTGCTGGTGGTACGCGGTGATCGCGTCGAGGTGAGCGGCGACTCCGCCTTGCGGCTGCGGTGGTCGCGTGCCGACCAAGCGCCCGTCGATGCCGCCTGGGCGTTCCTCGGCCGCGCCGACGACGGCGCGGCACTGCTGCTGGCCCGGGTCGAGGCGCACGAAGGCTCCGAAGGCACCTGGGCGTCGCTGCGAACGGTGGGCGGTGCGCTCTCACCCGTTGACGCCGACATACTGGCGATGGCTATAGCCCTGGGCCGTTGGTTGGGCGACTCCGTATACTGCCCTCGCTGCGGTGCGGCCACCCAGGTGCGCAGCGCAGGGTGGTCGCGACAGTGCGCGAACTGCAGCACCGAGCATTTTCCGCGCACCGACCCGGCCGTCATCGTCGCGGTCACCAGCGCTGCGTCGCCCCACCGGCTGTTGTTGGGGTCGAACACGCTGTGGGGCGCCAACCGGTTCTCGTGCTTCGCAGGCTTCGTCGAGGCCGGCGAATCGGCCGAGGCCGCTGTGGAGCGCGAGCTGTTCGAAGAGGCGGGGGTGCGTGTGCACGACGTGCAGTACCGGCGGTCGCAACCGTGGCCGTACCCGCGCTCCCTCATGCTGGGTTTTCGCGCACGAGCCGTCGACGACGCGCAGGCGCACGCAGACGGTGAGGAGATCGCCGCGCTGCGCTGGTTCACCCGCACCGAGATCGGTGAAGCCCTGGGGCGTCGGGAGGCCGCCCCCGCCGACGATCGGCTGCTGCTGCCCGGGCGGGCCTCGATTGCGCACAGCCTCATCGCCGAGTGGTATGCGGAGAGCGCATGA
- a CDS encoding ATP-dependent helicase: MSERALEGLDERQREAATALRGPVCVLAGAGTGKTRVIIHRIAHGVDTGAYSPNRVMAVTFTSKAAGEMRGRLRALGVAGVAARTFHAAALSQLNYFWPTVAGDTAPAIADNKVRLLAHAADGIGLRLDTPTLRDVASEIEWRKVTMRSIDAYAKARPQGVGRLSVDRVVDLQGAYEKLKDERRQLDFEDVLLACAGMLEAEPRVAAEVREQYRHFTVDEFQDVSPLQHHLLQLWVGDRRDLCVVGDASQTIYSFAGADASYLLDFGSRYPDARVVRLETSYRSDAAILGVANELMRGRPGALRLQAATDAAPGPVPVAAAYDDDVAEARGVAASVAAQVREGTDPRRIAVLYRAHAQSAELIRALADEQVPTTVLGGRRFFDMPEVRQAVLALRGASVAPLSGGFLTAVRDVLRSLGLTEEPPPAGGALRDAWEARRALLRLAEEAPEGTSLRVFTDELLARAKDQHEPAMRTVTLATLHAAKGLEWDHVHLVGVSEGLLPISYATTFEQVDEERRLAYVGITRAARSLSMSWSRGNASRAQRSPSRFLQEIGNHSLRAVDASANAGASSPRTQSPSRRSRPARQTR, from the coding sequence ATGAGCGAGCGCGCGCTGGAAGGTCTCGACGAGCGGCAGCGAGAGGCGGCGACGGCTCTGCGCGGGCCGGTGTGCGTGCTGGCGGGGGCCGGAACCGGAAAGACCCGCGTCATCATCCACCGCATCGCGCATGGCGTCGACACCGGCGCGTACTCGCCGAACCGGGTCATGGCGGTGACGTTCACCTCCAAGGCCGCCGGCGAGATGCGGGGACGTCTGCGTGCCCTCGGCGTCGCCGGCGTCGCGGCGCGCACCTTCCATGCGGCGGCGCTCTCGCAGCTGAACTACTTCTGGCCCACCGTCGCCGGCGATACCGCTCCGGCCATCGCCGACAACAAAGTGCGGCTGCTCGCACATGCCGCCGACGGCATCGGCCTTCGTCTGGACACGCCGACGCTGCGGGATGTCGCGAGCGAGATCGAGTGGCGCAAGGTGACGATGCGCTCCATCGACGCATACGCGAAGGCGCGCCCGCAGGGTGTGGGCCGGCTCAGCGTCGATCGCGTGGTCGACCTGCAAGGCGCCTATGAGAAGCTCAAAGACGAACGGCGCCAGCTCGACTTCGAAGACGTGCTGCTGGCCTGCGCCGGAATGCTCGAGGCAGAGCCGCGCGTGGCCGCCGAGGTGCGCGAGCAGTACCGGCACTTCACCGTCGACGAGTTCCAGGACGTTTCGCCGCTGCAGCACCACCTGTTGCAGCTGTGGGTGGGCGATCGGCGTGACCTGTGCGTGGTGGGCGACGCGAGCCAGACCATCTATTCGTTCGCCGGTGCCGATGCATCGTATCTGCTCGATTTCGGCTCCCGGTATCCCGATGCGCGGGTGGTGCGCCTGGAGACGAGCTACCGCAGTGATGCGGCGATCCTCGGGGTGGCCAACGAGCTCATGCGGGGCCGTCCCGGGGCGCTGCGTCTGCAGGCGGCGACGGATGCCGCACCCGGTCCGGTGCCCGTCGCGGCCGCATACGACGACGATGTCGCCGAGGCCCGCGGGGTGGCGGCATCCGTGGCCGCCCAGGTGCGCGAGGGCACCGATCCGCGGCGCATCGCGGTGCTGTACCGCGCGCACGCGCAGTCGGCCGAGCTGATTCGTGCCCTCGCCGATGAACAGGTGCCCACGACCGTGCTGGGTGGTCGACGCTTCTTCGACATGCCCGAGGTGCGCCAGGCTGTGCTGGCGCTGCGGGGAGCATCAGTGGCTCCCCTGTCAGGGGGGTTTCTCACCGCGGTGCGCGACGTGTTGCGTTCCCTCGGACTCACCGAAGAACCCCCGCCGGCAGGCGGGGCCCTGCGCGACGCCTGGGAGGCGCGCCGTGCGCTGCTGCGACTGGCCGAAGAGGCTCCCGAGGGTACGAGCCTGCGTGTGTTCACCGACGAGCTGTTGGCGCGCGCCAAAGACCAGCACGAACCTGCGATGCGCACGGTGACCCTGGCCACCCTGCACGCGGCGAAGGGACTGGAGTGGGATCACGTGCACCTGGTGGGCGTCAGCGAGGGGCTGCTGCCGATCTCGTACGCCACGACCTTCGAGCAGGTGGACGAAGAGCGACGACTGGCATATGTCGGCATCACGCGGGCTGCGCGATCGCTGTCGATGTCTTGGTCTCGGGGGAACGCGTCACGGGCGCAGAGATCGCCCTCGCGCTTTCTGCAGGAAATCGGCAACCACAGTCTGCGTGCGGTCGATGCATCCGCCAACGCCGGCGCATCGAGCCCGCGAACACAGTCACCGAGCCGGCGGAGCCGTCCGGCGCGGCAGACTCGCTGA
- a CDS encoding zinc-dependent metalloprotease produces the protein MADDDRDPEEDFQEMLRRLFGGQDGNFDADQLEQLRAMGVDPAMMEGVMRQLQAAFSSAPAGGISWDVAQRQALHIANQSDLGVTSGQRGEFDQAFALAALWLGEVTTISELAEPARALTRGGWVEATMPVWQELAEPVATSIADALTEAMRSQAPDDMQQAIAGAGKVMRTIGGSLFASQLGQVIGRLSLEVVSGGDVGIPVMPDGRAAILPQNFDDFGRDLEVPEDQLALYLATRELAHARLFRHAKWLRLHVISQITEFARGVHVDMDALEDLASRFDPQHPDELRQALESGALLPQRSDAQTAALTRLENLLALIEGWVEVVTADATGRLPHAVRIAEAVRRRRAVGGPAEKALGSLVGLELRPRRMREAAAMWRAVTDAVGPAGRDALWDYPDLMPTSDDIDDPSALIARVQAHARGEQPVRDEMDEALDALLRGDVPPASADDETGDDPPEEQRPV, from the coding sequence GTGGCAGACGACGACCGCGATCCGGAAGAGGACTTCCAGGAGATGCTGCGCAGGCTGTTCGGCGGACAGGACGGCAACTTCGATGCGGATCAGCTCGAGCAGTTGCGCGCCATGGGCGTCGATCCCGCCATGATGGAAGGCGTCATGCGCCAGCTGCAGGCTGCGTTCAGCAGCGCACCGGCCGGTGGCATTTCGTGGGATGTCGCTCAGCGTCAAGCCCTGCACATCGCCAACCAGAGCGATCTGGGAGTCACCAGCGGGCAGCGCGGCGAGTTCGACCAGGCATTCGCCCTGGCCGCCCTCTGGCTGGGTGAGGTGACCACGATCTCAGAGCTGGCCGAGCCGGCGCGCGCTCTCACCCGTGGCGGGTGGGTGGAGGCGACCATGCCGGTGTGGCAGGAACTGGCCGAACCGGTGGCCACCAGCATCGCCGATGCTCTCACCGAGGCGATGCGCAGCCAGGCCCCCGACGACATGCAGCAGGCGATCGCCGGTGCGGGAAAGGTGATGCGCACGATCGGCGGGAGCCTGTTCGCCAGTCAGCTCGGCCAGGTGATCGGTCGGCTGTCGCTGGAAGTGGTCTCCGGCGGCGATGTCGGCATCCCGGTGATGCCCGACGGCCGGGCGGCGATCCTCCCGCAGAACTTCGACGATTTCGGTCGCGACCTCGAAGTGCCCGAGGACCAGCTCGCGTTGTATCTGGCCACCCGTGAACTCGCCCACGCGCGGCTGTTCCGGCACGCGAAATGGCTGCGACTGCACGTGATCAGTCAGATCACCGAGTTCGCGCGCGGTGTGCACGTCGACATGGACGCTCTGGAAGATCTCGCCTCGCGCTTCGACCCGCAGCATCCCGATGAACTGCGGCAGGCGCTGGAAAGCGGTGCGCTGCTCCCCCAGCGCTCCGACGCGCAGACGGCGGCGCTGACCCGGCTCGAGAACCTGCTGGCGCTCATCGAGGGGTGGGTCGAGGTGGTCACCGCCGACGCCACCGGCAGGCTGCCGCACGCGGTGCGCATCGCCGAGGCCGTACGCCGCCGGCGTGCGGTGGGCGGACCGGCTGAGAAGGCCCTGGGGTCGCTTGTCGGACTCGAACTGCGACCGCGTCGCATGCGCGAGGCTGCCGCCATGTGGCGTGCGGTGACGGATGCTGTGGGCCCGGCCGGTCGCGATGCGCTGTGGGACTATCCCGACCTCATGCCGACCTCCGACGACATCGACGACCCGAGTGCTCTCATCGCGCGGGTGCAGGCGCACGCCCGCGGCGAGCAGCCGGTGCGCGACGAGATGGACGAGGCACTCGATGCCCTGCTGCGCGGGGATGTGCCGCCGGCATCCGCGGACGACGAGACCGGCGACGATCCGCCCGAGGAACAGCGCCCCGTCTGA
- a CDS encoding YlbL family protein: MTLFDENLSVVPAPRRRRPRGVVVGAWALTVSLVVLLVLTFLPTGYVIQRPGPVFNTLGTVADSTGEKVPLISVDGATTYPTAGTLDLLTVQAVGNRERTPSWLQLAAAWFDPSKAVLPIDAVFPQGMTTEERQQESAEMMTDSQKEATAAALTHLGYDVHPKVTVYSLTDDSAAQGVLRKDDVITRANGTAITDAETLRDVIARGAGDPVTLTIDRAGTTSTVTVTPNQATVNGEKMWLIGVTLLTDFDFPIDVTIQLNNVGGPSAGMMFALGIIDTLTPGSLNGGANVAGTGTIDAQGDVGAIGGIRQKLYGAKGAGATYFLAPASNCDEVVGHVPSGLRVFSVSTLDQSLQVLETIRGGGDLDKLPTCSSS; the protein is encoded by the coding sequence GTGACGCTGTTCGACGAGAACCTCTCTGTGGTGCCCGCTCCTCGACGGCGCCGCCCACGCGGTGTCGTGGTGGGGGCCTGGGCGTTGACCGTTTCGCTGGTCGTGCTGCTCGTGCTCACATTCCTGCCCACGGGGTATGTGATCCAGCGTCCCGGTCCGGTCTTCAACACCCTCGGCACCGTCGCCGATTCCACCGGCGAGAAGGTGCCCCTGATCTCCGTCGACGGCGCCACGACGTACCCGACCGCCGGCACCCTCGACCTGCTCACGGTGCAGGCGGTGGGAAACCGCGAGCGCACGCCGTCGTGGCTGCAGCTGGCCGCTGCGTGGTTCGACCCGTCCAAGGCCGTGCTGCCCATCGATGCGGTCTTCCCGCAGGGGATGACCACCGAAGAGCGCCAGCAGGAGTCGGCCGAGATGATGACCGATTCGCAGAAGGAGGCCACCGCCGCTGCCCTCACCCATCTCGGCTACGACGTGCATCCGAAAGTGACGGTGTATTCGCTCACCGACGATTCGGCCGCGCAAGGCGTGCTGCGCAAAGACGACGTGATCACCCGCGCGAACGGCACAGCCATCACCGACGCCGAGACGCTGCGCGACGTGATAGCACGGGGGGCCGGCGACCCCGTGACGCTGACGATCGATCGCGCCGGCACAACCTCGACGGTCACCGTCACGCCGAACCAGGCGACGGTGAACGGCGAGAAGATGTGGCTGATCGGCGTCACGCTGCTCACCGACTTCGACTTCCCGATCGACGTGACCATCCAGCTGAACAACGTCGGGGGCCCCTCTGCAGGCATGATGTTCGCCCTCGGCATCATCGACACTCTCACGCCGGGCAGCCTCAACGGAGGGGCGAACGTCGCCGGGACCGGCACCATCGACGCGCAGGGCGATGTCGGCGCGATCGGCGGCATCCGGCAGAAGCTGTACGGCGCGAAGGGAGCCGGAGCCACCTACTTCCTCGCGCCCGCCTCCAACTGCGACGAGGTCGTCGGGCATGTGCCTTCGGGGCTGCGCGTGTTCTCGGTGAGCACCCTGGATCAGTCGCTGCAGGTGCTGGAGACCATCCGCGGCGGCGGCGACCTCGACAAGCTTCCCACATGCAGCTCATCCTGA
- a CDS encoding UPF0182 family protein, producing the protein MTSTPAPAPATPRRSRRVLAISLVVIAAIVVAFFIFANLYTDWLWYDQLGFAGVLTTQWLARIGMFAVGFLGMAIPVWLCIQLAYRLRPVYARLSAQLDRYQEVVEPLRRLGMWGIPIFFGFFAGFAASTQWETVAMWVNGTSTSVTDPQFGLDTGFYMFAMPFYSALLGFTSAVVLICLLVSAVVAYLYGSVRIANRELRISRAARIQFAVLAGVYLLLQAASLWLDRYKTLVSDNGTITGPGYTEVHATIPGQMILAIIAALVALLFFVTAVIGHWRYPLIATALLVVSAIVLGMAYPWAVNLVQVRPNALTLEKPYIQNNMDATKAAYNVEGMESTDFAAKTDATKGQLRSDAETTAQIRIMDPAIIPPTVQQLEQYRSYYQFQNPMDVDRYDIDGTSQDAVVSVRELNLNALGANASWQNTTQIYTHGYGIVVAKGNARTSDGKPVFLERGIPAAGFLSDEDYEPRVYFGENSPTYSIVGSPAGSPPIELDYLSGSDTGANEVKTTFTGDGGPNIGNWFNRLVYALKFQSEQVLFSDSINADSQILYDRDPATRVQKAAPYLTLDSDPYPSVVDGRIVWIVDGYTTSASYPYSHTTSFSQAIADSSNPRPTIAMDDVNYIRNSVKATVDAYDGKVTLYAWDADDPVLQTWEKIYPSTVKPLSQMSGALMSHVRYPTDLFKVQRSILSTYHVDDPQSFFRGDNKWITPDDPQNPDELQPPYYLTMKMPGQDDPQYSMFTSFIPASNAGSDSRNVLMGYLAVDSNAGDEAGEKASDYGKLRMLEISADTPVPGPGQVQNSFDAEPTVSQYFNLLKQGDSQVLKGNLLTLPVGGGLLYVQPVYVQSAGATKLPTLQKVLVAFGDKVAFEDTLAEALDTLFGGDSGASTGDSNVTPTQTPTPGATEGTGSDTGVNPDTSVAFQAALQEAKQALADREAAMKAGDWTKYGEADTRLTQALNTLLQLSGGQ; encoded by the coding sequence GTGACCTCGACACCCGCCCCCGCTCCGGCCACGCCCCGTCGCTCGCGACGCGTCCTCGCCATCTCTCTGGTGGTGATCGCCGCGATAGTGGTGGCGTTCTTCATCTTCGCGAATCTGTACACCGACTGGCTGTGGTACGACCAGCTCGGGTTCGCGGGAGTGCTGACCACGCAGTGGCTGGCCCGGATCGGCATGTTCGCGGTCGGATTTTTGGGCATGGCCATTCCGGTGTGGCTGTGCATTCAGCTCGCCTACCGACTGCGTCCGGTCTACGCGCGGCTGAGCGCGCAGCTCGACCGCTACCAAGAGGTCGTCGAACCGCTGCGACGGCTGGGGATGTGGGGCATCCCGATCTTCTTCGGCTTCTTCGCCGGGTTCGCGGCATCCACCCAGTGGGAGACCGTGGCCATGTGGGTCAACGGCACGAGCACCTCGGTCACCGACCCGCAGTTCGGGCTGGACACCGGCTTCTACATGTTCGCGATGCCGTTCTACAGCGCGCTGCTCGGATTCACCTCGGCAGTGGTGCTCATCTGCCTGCTGGTGTCGGCCGTGGTCGCCTACCTCTACGGCTCGGTGCGCATCGCCAACCGCGAACTGCGCATCTCACGTGCGGCACGCATCCAGTTCGCGGTGCTGGCGGGGGTGTATCTGCTGTTGCAGGCGGCGAGCCTGTGGCTGGACCGCTACAAGACCCTGGTCTCAGACAACGGGACCATCACCGGCCCCGGCTACACCGAGGTGCACGCGACGATCCCCGGTCAGATGATCCTCGCCATCATCGCGGCGTTGGTGGCGCTGCTGTTCTTCGTCACCGCCGTGATCGGCCACTGGCGGTATCCGCTGATCGCGACCGCTCTGCTGGTGGTCTCGGCGATTGTGCTGGGCATGGCCTACCCATGGGCGGTCAACCTGGTGCAGGTGCGGCCCAACGCGCTGACGCTGGAAAAGCCGTACATCCAGAACAACATGGACGCCACCAAGGCCGCCTACAACGTCGAGGGCATGGAATCGACCGACTTCGCCGCGAAGACGGATGCGACCAAGGGCCAGCTGCGCTCCGACGCCGAGACGACCGCGCAGATTCGCATCATGGACCCGGCGATCATTCCGCCCACGGTGCAGCAGCTCGAGCAGTACCGGTCGTACTACCAGTTCCAGAATCCGATGGACGTGGACCGCTACGACATCGACGGAACCAGCCAGGATGCTGTCGTGTCGGTGCGCGAGCTCAATCTCAACGCCCTGGGCGCCAACGCCTCGTGGCAGAACACGACGCAGATCTACACGCACGGCTACGGCATCGTCGTGGCCAAGGGCAACGCGCGCACCAGCGACGGCAAGCCGGTCTTCCTCGAGCGCGGCATCCCCGCCGCCGGCTTCCTCTCCGATGAAGACTACGAACCTCGGGTGTACTTCGGCGAGAACTCGCCGACGTATTCGATCGTGGGCTCGCCTGCGGGGTCACCGCCGATCGAGCTTGACTATCTCTCCGGCAGCGACACCGGTGCCAACGAGGTCAAGACCACCTTCACCGGTGACGGCGGACCCAACATCGGCAACTGGTTCAACCGCCTGGTCTATGCACTGAAGTTCCAGTCCGAGCAGGTGCTGTTCTCAGACAGCATCAACGCCGACTCGCAGATTCTCTACGATCGTGACCCGGCCACCCGGGTGCAGAAGGCGGCGCCGTACCTGACGCTGGACAGCGACCCGTATCCGAGCGTGGTGGACGGCCGGATCGTGTGGATCGTCGATGGTTACACGACCAGCGCGAGCTACCCCTATTCGCACACGACGAGCTTCTCGCAGGCGATCGCCGATTCGTCGAATCCGAGGCCGACCATCGCCATGGACGACGTGAACTACATCCGCAACTCGGTGAAGGCCACGGTGGACGCGTACGACGGCAAGGTGACGTTGTACGCATGGGATGCCGACGACCCGGTGCTGCAGACGTGGGAGAAGATCTACCCGTCGACGGTCAAGCCGCTCTCACAGATGAGCGGTGCGCTGATGAGCCACGTGCGCTACCCGACCGATTTGTTCAAGGTGCAGCGCTCGATCTTGAGCACCTACCACGTCGACGACCCGCAGTCGTTCTTCCGGGGCGACAACAAGTGGATCACGCCCGACGACCCGCAGAACCCCGACGAACTGCAGCCGCCGTACTACCTGACGATGAAGATGCCGGGCCAGGACGACCCGCAGTACTCGATGTTCACGAGCTTCATCCCAGCATCCAACGCGGGCAGCGATTCGCGAAACGTGCTGATGGGCTACCTCGCCGTCGACTCGAACGCGGGTGACGAAGCTGGGGAGAAGGCTTCGGATTACGGCAAACTGCGGATGCTGGAGATCAGTGCCGATACGCCGGTGCCCGGGCCCGGGCAGGTGCAGAACAGCTTCGACGCTGAGCCGACCGTCTCGCAGTACTTCAACCTGCTCAAGCAGGGTGATTCGCAGGTGCTCAAGGGCAACCTGCTGACCCTCCCCGTCGGCGGCGGCCTGTTGTACGTGCAGCCGGTGTACGTGCAGTCGGCCGGGGCGACGAAGCTGCCGACGCTGCAGAAGGTGCTCGTGGCCTTCGGCGACAAGGTGGCGTTCGAAGACACTCTCGCCGAGGCGCTGGACACACTGTTCGGCGGCGACTCCGGTGCCTCCACCGGTGACAGCAACGTCACTCCGACGCAGACTCCGACGCCCGGGGCCACCGAGGGGACCGGCTCGGACACCGGCGTCAACCCCGACACGTCGGTGGCGTTCCAGGCCGCCCTGCAAGAGGCCAAGCAGGCACTGGCCGACCGCGAAGCGGCGATGAAGGCGGGCGATTGGACGAAGTACGGCGAGGCCGACACCCGGCTGACGCAGGCACTGAACACGCTGCTGCAGCTCTCCGGGGGCCAGTGA